The genomic stretch ATGTGCCGATCGCGCTGGCGGCGATCTTGATCCTTGCGTTTGCGCTGCATGAGGATCTGGAGCGCAAGAAGCACAAGATCGATTATGTTGGCTCGATCACGCTGACCGTGTCGATGACTGCGTTGCTGTTTGCGTTGCTCACTGGCGGTAATCAATATGAATGGTTCTCACCACAGATTCTCGGGCTGATTGTGGTCGCTGTGCTGGTGTTCGTCTGGTTCCTGTTCAACGAGCGCAGAGTGACAGAACCGATGCTACCTCTTGATCTCTTCCGTTCGCCGTTGATCGCGGTGGCCTCGATCGCCAACTTCCTGCTCGGTGCGGTGCTTGTGGGCATTACGTCGTACATGCCGTCTTATGCGCAAGGCGTGCTCGGTGGCACGGCGACGGCAGCGGGACTGCTGATCACACCGATCTCGATCGGTTGGCCGATCGCCTCGATCATCGGTGGACCGCGAATGATCAAATGGGGATACCGACGAACCGCGATGATCGGAGGAGCGCTGGTCGGGATCTCCTCACTGCTTTTGATCTTTGTCACGCCTGCCGTTGGCTACTGGTATGTGATGCCGGTGTTGCTCGTGCTCGGGATGGGCATGGGACTGACGACGCTCGCGTTCCTCGTTTCGGTGCAAGCGACGGTGCCGTGGAACCGCAGGGGGATTGCGACCGCTTCGTTGCAGTTTATCCGCTCGCTGGGCTCGTCGGTTGGCGTCGCGGTGATGGGCGCTGTCATGAACGCTCGCATACTCGACTTGCTGCGTGGCGATCCGGACATTCAGGCGCCGCTGGAAGCGACCAACAACTTGCTCGACCCAGAGAAGCGAGCGCTGCTTGAGCCGAGCATCGTGGACCGATTGAGCGAAGCGTTTGCCAGCGGCTTGCACTACGCGTTCTTGCTGGTCGCCGTATTTGGGATCGGAGCACTCGTCGTGACGTTGTACTATCCGCGCGACAAGACAAGCGCTCTCAAATCGTAAACATCTAGTGAAAAGAGCACCTGCTGTGAAGTCGGCAGGTGCTCTTTCGCGGCCATTTATGATATGATAGGCTAGAACTTTTTTGCTCGAAGGAGGGCACCTATGCTATTTAGCGGACTCAATATGGATGACCTGTTGTTTCGGGTCATCGCGTTTTTGATCGCCATCACTGTACATGAACTCGGGCATGCGTATGTCGCGTACCGTCTGGGTGATCCAACGCCCA from Tumebacillus algifaecis encodes the following:
- a CDS encoding MDR family MFS transporter, encoding MAKTNRTAVVVAVMMANFLAAIDVSIVGTAMPTIIGTLGGLPLMSWVFSAFLLASTVTVPIYGKLSDLYGRKIIFMFSSVVLIIGSVLCGIAESMVQLIIYRTIQGLGAGGIMAVAQTILGDIFSAEERGKIQGWFSGVWGVSAVVGPLLGGLMVSYLDWPWVFYINVPIALAAILILAFALHEDLERKKHKIDYVGSITLTVSMTALLFALLTGGNQYEWFSPQILGLIVVAVLVFVWFLFNERRVTEPMLPLDLFRSPLIAVASIANFLLGAVLVGITSYMPSYAQGVLGGTATAAGLLITPISIGWPIASIIGGPRMIKWGYRRTAMIGGALVGISSLLLIFVTPAVGYWYVMPVLLVLGMGMGLTTLAFLVSVQATVPWNRRGIATASLQFIRSLGSSVGVAVMGAVMNARILDLLRGDPDIQAPLEATNNLLDPEKRALLEPSIVDRLSEAFASGLHYAFLLVAVFGIGALVVTLYYPRDKTSALKS